Proteins encoded by one window of Fimbriiglobus ruber:
- a CDS encoding response regulator transcription factor, whose translation MSGLTRALLVDDDEWFRKAFRARLRATFPNIELTDRAEPDVSGQYEIYFLDNQFGDVPLAAELVQSIRRAYPKALVIALSGRLDAPTLKRLINEGCNGACEKGDPDELARTFDVVRAYLATADATAGTRQTGGLGGTIRLITDLLREWNNRLDGNDIVPDPHLTAAHR comes from the coding sequence ATGTCAGGGCTCACACGGGCTCTCCTGGTCGATGACGACGAATGGTTCCGAAAAGCTTTCCGGGCAAGACTTCGGGCGACTTTTCCCAACATCGAGCTAACCGACCGGGCCGAGCCGGACGTTTCGGGTCAGTACGAAATTTATTTCCTGGACAATCAATTTGGGGATGTGCCGCTGGCCGCGGAACTCGTCCAAAGCATACGTCGCGCGTATCCGAAGGCGCTGGTCATTGCCCTGTCGGGCCGGCTCGACGCGCCAACCTTGAAGCGTCTCATTAACGAAGGTTGCAACGGGGCGTGCGAAAAAGGCGACCCCGACGAACTCGCCCGGACGTTCGACGTCGTCAGGGCTTACCTGGCGACTGCCGACGCAACCGCCGGGACTCGCCAGACCGGTGGATTGGGCGGAACGATCCGACTGATCACTGACCTACTTCGAGAATGGAATAACCGCCTGGACGGCAATGACATTGTGCCAGACCCACACCTCACTGCGGCCCACAGATGA
- a CDS encoding sugar transferase: MTTNNQRRQPTLWCLTQRLIAFAMLVLLAPLLAVMYLVVRLTSRGPFLYCQTRPGLGGQPFTVWKVRTMTVGSDRDVKNAFAVTKNNTQVTAVGRILRDLKLDELPQLWNVVRGEMCFVGPRPIAPALHEKLCRELPGFARRLDVPPGLTNVGQVCVYDNADGDKLVEDWRLRLEADLHYIRHRSVWYDLVLVGVTAMFMARKLVRRVLPSRGRKSVGVPAGAHA, translated from the coding sequence ATGACAACAAACAACCAGCGGCGGCAGCCCACGCTCTGGTGCCTGACTCAGCGCCTGATCGCGTTCGCGATGCTCGTCCTGCTCGCGCCTTTACTCGCAGTAATGTATTTAGTCGTGCGGCTCACCTCCCGCGGACCGTTCCTGTACTGTCAGACCCGTCCTGGGCTCGGCGGCCAACCGTTCACAGTTTGGAAAGTCCGCACGATGACGGTCGGGAGCGATCGGGACGTCAAAAATGCATTCGCCGTGACAAAAAACAACACCCAGGTGACGGCTGTCGGTCGGATTCTCCGCGATCTGAAGCTGGACGAACTGCCTCAACTCTGGAATGTCGTCCGCGGGGAGATGTGCTTCGTCGGGCCGCGGCCGATCGCCCCCGCACTGCACGAGAAGCTCTGTCGCGAATTGCCCGGGTTCGCCCGCCGGTTGGACGTCCCGCCCGGGCTGACGAATGTCGGCCAGGTCTGCGTGTACGACAACGCCGACGGTGACAAGCTGGTCGAGGACTGGCGGCTGCGGCTGGAAGCGGACCTGCACTACATCCGCCACCGCTCGGTCTGGTATGACTTGGTCCTCGTCGGCGTGACGGCGATGTTCATGGCCCGGAAATTGGTCCGTCGGGTGCTCCCCAGCCGGGGTCGGAAGTCGGTAGGTGTGCCGGCCGGCGCGCACGCATGA
- a CDS encoding oligosaccharide flippase family protein: protein MTELIAKSELTSQVPTTSSPTLAPRVAVRSAVWLVGGYAVLQVLRFAVNLVLARLVSPEVFGVMALVNLIVQGVHMVSDVGIGSWVMRHPRGDDPRLLNTAWTVGIVRGGVIWVAAAAIAGLVAWLYGEPQLFSLIAVAGSTAVLYGLYSAAMLTQARRMAQGRLMMIQLVSYGTSAAFSVGWVWVWPTPWGLVAGTISSGLITLALSHLVLPRMQHRFVWDRAVVADLFVYGRWVFVSTFLTYLTNQADRLTVGLIASVAALGVYHMAAMFVGVPVYLAAGLCGNWVLPVFSRLRDQPGARRTLTAYYALAVRFGWGLTAGVLVTAPAAIELLYRGDYLGGVGLVRLLVWGAWFQILFGLQSSVLFAYGSPRTSAIANGVKLIALPGLATAGAHFASVPGMVVGFALADAVRYVFTLNYFRRECPSSVLEDCRLTLLLAVVTVAEAVAADQFGSSTSASIGRLAGGAAIVSVVAGGLLFKAWHSTKEQR, encoded by the coding sequence GTGACAGAACTTATCGCAAAATCCGAACTGACCTCCCAAGTTCCGACTACTTCCTCACCGACTCTGGCCCCACGAGTAGCCGTCCGGAGTGCCGTCTGGCTGGTCGGAGGCTACGCCGTCCTGCAGGTGCTGCGGTTCGCGGTCAATTTGGTGTTGGCCAGGCTCGTGAGCCCGGAAGTGTTCGGCGTGATGGCCCTGGTTAACCTGATCGTCCAGGGCGTCCACATGGTTTCGGACGTCGGCATCGGGTCGTGGGTGATGCGGCACCCGCGAGGCGACGATCCGCGGCTGCTGAACACCGCGTGGACGGTCGGCATCGTTCGCGGGGGGGTGATCTGGGTCGCGGCGGCCGCGATCGCCGGCCTCGTCGCGTGGCTGTATGGCGAACCGCAGCTGTTTTCCCTGATAGCAGTCGCCGGGTCGACCGCGGTGCTGTACGGGCTCTATTCGGCCGCGATGTTGACCCAGGCCCGGCGGATGGCTCAGGGGCGGCTGATGATGATCCAACTCGTCAGTTACGGCACGTCGGCAGCCTTCTCTGTCGGGTGGGTCTGGGTCTGGCCGACCCCCTGGGGTTTAGTCGCGGGCACGATCAGTTCCGGGCTGATCACGCTCGCCCTGAGCCACCTCGTCTTGCCGCGAATGCAACACCGCTTCGTCTGGGACCGGGCCGTCGTCGCCGACTTGTTCGTCTACGGACGGTGGGTTTTTGTCAGCACGTTCCTGACGTACCTGACAAATCAGGCTGACCGGCTGACCGTCGGCCTGATCGCGTCAGTGGCGGCCCTCGGTGTTTACCACATGGCAGCGATGTTCGTCGGCGTACCGGTGTACTTGGCAGCGGGGTTGTGCGGGAACTGGGTGCTGCCAGTGTTCAGCCGCCTGCGGGATCAGCCTGGTGCCCGACGGACACTGACAGCCTACTACGCTTTAGCCGTACGATTCGGCTGGGGGCTCACAGCCGGTGTACTCGTCACAGCCCCGGCGGCAATCGAACTACTTTACCGAGGAGACTACTTGGGTGGAGTCGGGCTCGTCAGGCTCCTTGTCTGGGGGGCGTGGTTCCAGATCCTGTTCGGCTTACAGTCGTCCGTGCTGTTCGCGTACGGCAGCCCGCGGACGTCGGCGATCGCCAACGGAGTCAAATTGATCGCCCTCCCGGGCCTCGCGACCGCCGGGGCACACTTCGCCAGCGTGCCGGGTATGGTCGTCGGGTTCGCGCTCGCAGACGCGGTACGTTACGTGTTTACGTTGAATTATTTCCGCCGGGAATGCCCGAGTTCGGTACTCGAGGATTGCCGCCTGACGCTCCTCCTCGCGGTGGTCACGGTCGCCGAGGCGGTGGCCGCGGACCAGTTCGGCAGTTCCACGTCGGCGTCGATCGGCCGACTCGCGGGCGGGGCCGCGATCGTCTCAGTCGTAGCCGGCGGACTCTTGTTCAAGGCTTGGCACTCAACTAAGGAGCAGCGATGA
- a CDS encoding glycosyltransferase family 4 protein: MTRKFNRRVVTLFPHYNTGGANSHIVAGILSGMVGLGADVSLWVPASGPGAARSYTKNAVPGRLRGLSYRIAGVSRVNRFAERRFLASLRPDDLAYIWPGASLDVYLRAKDRGAMVAAENINCHTATARAILEREGAALGLPPDHGITDEAIAHERAVHEAADVVFSPNQMVDESLRQNDVPEAKILPCSYGWAPERIGGPPANPRAIDGRLRVLFVGLACVRKGVPRLLDAWARAGLTGELQFAGRVSDDLLKSRAGDFARSDVRRFGHVPNVGDLYRAADVFAFPSLEEGGPLVTYEAMGCGLPVVVSPMGAGRVARGEEDGAIVLPPEDVDGWAAAFRRLADPELRAEFGRRAAARAAAFTWDGCAATRLERLAAVCPS; encoded by the coding sequence ATGACGCGCAAGTTCAACCGGCGGGTCGTGACCCTGTTCCCGCATTACAACACTGGCGGGGCGAACAGCCACATCGTGGCCGGCATTCTGAGCGGGATGGTCGGGCTCGGGGCCGACGTCTCGCTCTGGGTTCCCGCGTCCGGCCCGGGTGCGGCTCGGTCGTATACCAAGAACGCCGTCCCCGGACGGCTCCGCGGGTTGTCGTACCGGATCGCCGGGGTATCTCGCGTCAACCGTTTCGCCGAGCGACGGTTCCTGGCTTCACTCCGGCCGGACGATCTGGCCTACATTTGGCCCGGGGCGTCACTCGACGTCTACCTTCGGGCCAAGGACCGCGGGGCAATGGTGGCGGCCGAGAACATCAACTGCCATACCGCCACCGCCCGCGCGATCTTGGAGCGAGAGGGGGCGGCACTTGGTCTGCCCCCGGATCATGGGATTACCGACGAAGCGATCGCCCACGAACGGGCGGTGCACGAGGCGGCTGACGTCGTCTTTTCTCCGAACCAGATGGTGGACGAATCCCTCCGGCAGAACGACGTACCGGAAGCGAAAATCCTGCCGTGTAGTTATGGGTGGGCGCCGGAGCGGATCGGCGGCCCGCCCGCCAACCCGCGTGCGATCGACGGACGATTGCGAGTTCTGTTCGTTGGACTGGCGTGCGTCCGCAAGGGGGTGCCACGGTTGCTCGATGCGTGGGCTCGGGCCGGGCTGACCGGCGAATTGCAATTCGCGGGCCGGGTGAGTGACGACCTCTTGAAGAGCCGGGCCGGCGATTTCGCCCGATCGGACGTGCGGCGGTTCGGGCACGTCCCGAACGTCGGAGATTTGTACCGGGCGGCCGACGTGTTCGCGTTCCCGAGCCTAGAAGAAGGCGGCCCGCTGGTAACCTACGAGGCGATGGGCTGCGGGCTGCCTGTCGTCGTGTCCCCGATGGGAGCCGGGCGGGTAGCCCGCGGGGAGGAGGACGGGGCGATCGTGCTCCCCCCCGAAGACGTGGACGGGTGGGCCGCCGCGTTCCGCCGACTGGCCGACCCGGAACTTCGGGCCGAGTTCGGCCGACGGGCGGCGGCACGGGCGGCCGCTTTTACCTGGGACGGCTGTGCCGCAACCCGGTTGGAGCGGCTCGCGGCCGTCTGCCCGTCCTGA
- a CDS encoding ATP-binding protein, with translation MNLLKAAVETARDGFLIVSPDGRWLSCNEAFRKIWSAHGESLPARTESLPWDRYTSLASNPDGFRDRVRLLTSDPKAALTDEVRLLDNRVIEYDTSPLRNAKGEFLGRVWYFRDATDRRRLAAAARANEARLRTAIDSALKGIVSVDRFGTITEFNPAAEKLFDRRREDVIGRPAQILLPDGHHKVFGVWLKRQLKGKGAEGLGSRLERPVLRANGAEVLAELRIARTDDGDNPTFTAFIQDITARREAEAELRKAKQAAEDASLAKSQFLANMSHEVRTPMAAVLGYAEMLTDPRLGPEDRLQKVNAIRRNGRHLLQIINDILDLSKIELGRMDLERIPVRIRSVVLQAMSAAGVAAEEKRLTLQMAPDGKIPYTVLSDPTRLRQILDNLLSNAIKFTATGTVELRLWTEPREGGGWVMFQVRDQGIGMTPDQLAKLFRPFTQADASTTRRFGGTGLGLAISRRLAAALGGDITVESTPGSGSRFTLKFPVTAEEMADLVDADELARESTFDLPHAKANRSKLSGRVLLAEDSPDKQQILRYFLERVGLQVVVVENGRQAVDRAEAESFDVVLMDMQMPEMDGYEATALLRRRGYARPIIALTAHAMAGDEERCLKAGCSGYLTKPVDPDLLRDTIARNLTRKTWSIRTQDTVRKPAMTPLPAENPFGELIREYQNSLPKQAADIKAAADRGDLAAVTSSVHKLRGAAGMYGMPDLSTAAGYVEDSLRSGTDLTACGPDLSALHDLIIRTAGVPS, from the coding sequence ATGAATCTGCTTAAGGCCGCCGTCGAAACCGCGCGGGACGGTTTCCTGATCGTGTCGCCGGACGGGCGCTGGCTCTCATGCAACGAAGCATTTCGTAAAATCTGGTCGGCTCACGGAGAGTCGTTACCGGCCCGGACGGAGAGCTTGCCGTGGGACCGATACACGAGCCTCGCGTCCAACCCCGACGGATTCCGCGACCGCGTGCGGCTCCTCACGTCGGACCCCAAAGCGGCGCTGACCGATGAGGTGCGCCTGCTGGATAATCGGGTGATAGAGTACGACACGAGCCCGTTACGGAACGCGAAAGGAGAATTCCTGGGCCGCGTCTGGTACTTTCGAGACGCCACGGACCGGCGCCGCCTCGCGGCCGCGGCCCGCGCGAACGAGGCCCGCCTCCGGACGGCGATCGATTCCGCCCTCAAGGGGATCGTGTCGGTCGATCGATTCGGGACGATAACCGAGTTCAACCCGGCCGCCGAAAAGTTATTCGACCGCCGCCGCGAGGACGTTATCGGCCGGCCGGCTCAAATCCTACTCCCCGACGGACACCACAAAGTCTTCGGCGTCTGGTTAAAACGACAGTTGAAGGGGAAGGGCGCGGAGGGGTTGGGCAGCCGCCTCGAACGTCCGGTGCTCCGGGCGAACGGTGCCGAGGTTCTGGCCGAACTGCGGATCGCCCGGACCGATGACGGAGACAACCCGACGTTTACCGCCTTCATTCAGGACATCACCGCTCGCCGGGAGGCGGAGGCGGAACTCCGGAAGGCGAAGCAAGCCGCGGAAGACGCGAGTCTGGCCAAGAGCCAGTTCCTGGCGAACATGAGCCACGAGGTCCGGACCCCGATGGCGGCCGTCCTCGGGTACGCCGAGATGCTCACCGACCCGCGACTGGGTCCAGAAGACCGGCTTCAGAAAGTGAACGCGATCCGGCGGAACGGTCGGCACCTGCTCCAGATCATCAACGACATCCTCGACCTGTCGAAGATCGAACTCGGCCGCATGGACCTGGAGCGGATTCCGGTGCGGATTCGGTCGGTGGTGCTCCAGGCCATGTCGGCGGCCGGTGTGGCCGCCGAGGAGAAGCGCCTCACCCTTCAGATGGCGCCGGACGGCAAGATCCCGTACACGGTGCTGAGCGACCCGACGCGGCTCCGCCAGATTCTCGACAACCTCCTGTCGAACGCGATCAAATTTACCGCCACCGGGACGGTCGAGTTGCGGCTCTGGACGGAACCGCGGGAGGGCGGTGGCTGGGTCATGTTCCAGGTCCGGGACCAGGGGATCGGGATGACGCCCGATCAGTTGGCCAAACTCTTCCGGCCTTTCACCCAGGCAGACGCCTCCACCACCCGGAGGTTCGGCGGGACCGGCTTGGGTCTAGCGATCAGCCGGCGGCTTGCCGCGGCGCTGGGCGGCGACATCACGGTCGAGAGTACACCGGGCTCGGGGAGCCGGTTCACGTTGAAATTCCCGGTGACCGCGGAGGAAATGGCTGATTTAGTTGACGCGGACGAGTTGGCCCGCGAGTCCACGTTCGATCTCCCGCACGCTAAGGCGAATCGGTCGAAACTCAGCGGGCGAGTTCTCCTCGCCGAAGACAGCCCCGACAAACAACAAATCTTGCGATACTTCTTGGAGCGCGTGGGTCTTCAGGTGGTCGTCGTCGAGAACGGGCGTCAGGCAGTAGATCGTGCGGAGGCCGAGTCGTTCGACGTCGTCCTGATGGACATGCAGATGCCCGAGATGGACGGGTACGAGGCGACCGCCCTACTGCGGCGGCGAGGATACGCTCGCCCGATCATCGCCCTCACCGCTCACGCCATGGCGGGCGACGAGGAGCGGTGCCTCAAGGCGGGGTGTAGCGGGTATCTGACCAAACCGGTCGACCCTGACCTGCTCCGGGACACAATCGCCCGGAATTTGACCAGGAAGACTTGGTCGATCCGCACCCAGGACACCGTGCGCAAGCCGGCCATGACGCCGCTCCCCGCCGAGAACCCTTTCGGCGAACTGATCCGGGAGTATCAGAATTCTCTCCCCAAGCAGGCGGCTGACATCAAAGCGGCTGCTGACCGTGGAGACTTGGCGGCTGTAACAAGTTCCGTCCACAAACTTCGAGGCGCGGCCGGAATGTACGGCATGCCAGATCTGTCCACAGCCGCCGGCTACGTCGAGGACTCCCTCCGCAGCGGGACAGACCTGACGGCTTGTGGCCCCGACCTGTCTGCCTTACACGATCTGATCATTCGGACGGCCGGGGTTCCGTCGTGA
- a CDS encoding glycosyltransferase: MTPFRRPVRIAAVQHGDFSAAQRSIARGEPESYFGISHAVGAVERLVEGKPHLIVSLGAPAGSERTPLGENVGCPKPSWGRVPGTVAEWVWAGRWIEHLDRFRPTHLLLRAGGLPATRLLAWAARKHVTVMTIFHGYFDRERRYFRLVNARLANLLNRPNVYRVGNHRRPAADSMIACGVDPRKVVAFDWPGRPNPVNYAPRHLNAGPEPELFYAGIVDRAKGVFDLTDAVRRLRARGIGARLTVAGAGPDVANLTAEAARLPAGAVNFLGVVPNTEVFARMRAADVVCVPSRREFTEGFPKTLTEGLASRTPVVISDHPVFVAALTGTAGVRWFRGGDAGDLANTVATLLTDPVLYRATSEAAAEAFSREECPNTFGDLLADWQRTL; encoded by the coding sequence ATGACCCCGTTTCGTCGCCCCGTTCGCATCGCCGCAGTTCAACACGGCGATTTCTCAGCCGCCCAACGGTCGATCGCGCGGGGAGAACCGGAAAGTTATTTCGGCATATCTCACGCGGTCGGGGCGGTCGAACGGCTCGTGGAAGGGAAGCCGCACCTGATCGTGAGCCTCGGGGCACCGGCCGGCTCCGAACGTACGCCGCTCGGAGAAAACGTCGGGTGCCCGAAACCGTCCTGGGGGCGGGTTCCCGGAACGGTCGCGGAGTGGGTCTGGGCCGGGCGGTGGATCGAGCACCTCGACCGCTTCCGCCCGACCCACCTACTCCTTCGAGCAGGGGGGCTCCCCGCCACCCGCCTTCTCGCGTGGGCGGCCCGCAAGCACGTCACCGTCATGACCATCTTCCACGGCTATTTCGACCGGGAGCGGCGATACTTCCGACTGGTGAACGCGCGCCTGGCGAATTTGCTGAACCGGCCGAACGTGTATCGCGTCGGGAACCACCGGCGGCCGGCCGCCGACAGCATGATCGCCTGCGGAGTGGACCCGCGAAAAGTGGTGGCGTTCGACTGGCCGGGGCGCCCGAACCCGGTGAATTACGCTCCCCGACATCTAAACGCGGGGCCGGAGCCCGAACTCTTTTACGCGGGCATCGTGGACCGGGCGAAGGGCGTGTTCGACCTGACCGACGCCGTCCGTCGTTTGCGAGCCCGGGGCATTGGGGCCCGGCTAACGGTGGCCGGGGCCGGACCGGACGTGGCCAATCTGACGGCCGAGGCCGCCCGCCTCCCGGCTGGCGCGGTGAACTTTCTTGGGGTGGTCCCGAATACCGAAGTGTTCGCCCGGATGCGGGCGGCCGACGTGGTTTGCGTCCCGTCCCGCCGGGAGTTCACGGAAGGGTTTCCGAAGACCCTGACCGAAGGCCTGGCGAGCCGGACGCCGGTCGTCATCTCAGACCACCCGGTCTTCGTCGCCGCCTTGACCGGGACAGCCGGGGTGCGCTGGTTCCGCGGCGGCGACGCGGGTGACCTGGCGAACACGGTCGCCACCCTACTCACTGACCCAGTTTTGTACCGGGCCACGTCCGAAGCCGCTGCCGAGGCGTTCTCGCGTGAAGAGTGCCCGAACACGTTCGGGGATTTACTCGCGGATTGGCAGCGGACGCTTTAA
- a CDS encoding glycosyltransferase family 2 protein — MNILTVILNYRTPVMTADCLDTLAALPETTAGRMRAVVVDNASGDGSPERLESHVREHGHGTWASVMPRAVNDGFAAGNNAAIRVGLTDLTPPDAVWLLNPDTLVRANALAPLVGCLTANPNVGIVGSRLENRDGGPQRSAFHFPSVLGEFERAARTGPVTRLLARQVVAPPVPSGPTRTEWVSGASMLVRREVFDTVGLLDDGYFLYFEETDFCRRATRAGWDCRYEPASRVVHLVGQSTGLDERTHLPKRVPGYWFAARKRYFESGHGWCYARAADIGWLAGHLLWRTRQRVERRPDDTPPGLVADFIRQTWGSTGVSR; from the coding sequence ATGAACATTCTAACAGTAATTCTCAACTACCGCACGCCAGTCATGACCGCGGACTGCCTCGACACGCTCGCCGCACTCCCGGAGACAACCGCCGGCCGAATGCGGGCGGTCGTGGTCGATAACGCATCCGGGGACGGGTCGCCGGAGCGCCTCGAATCTCACGTTCGCGAACACGGGCACGGAACCTGGGCGTCGGTCATGCCCCGCGCGGTCAACGACGGGTTCGCGGCCGGGAACAACGCCGCGATCCGTGTTGGTCTGACGGACCTCACGCCGCCCGACGCCGTCTGGCTCTTAAACCCCGACACACTGGTCCGGGCGAACGCCCTGGCCCCGCTCGTCGGGTGCCTAACGGCTAATCCCAACGTCGGGATCGTCGGTAGCCGGCTCGAAAATCGGGATGGTGGCCCCCAACGGTCGGCCTTCCACTTCCCGAGCGTCCTAGGCGAATTTGAACGGGCGGCCCGCACTGGACCGGTGACGCGGCTACTCGCCCGCCAGGTCGTCGCGCCGCCGGTTCCGAGCGGGCCGACGCGAACCGAATGGGTATCCGGGGCAAGTATGCTCGTCCGCCGGGAAGTGTTCGACACCGTTGGGCTGCTTGACGACGGGTACTTCCTCTACTTCGAAGAAACGGACTTTTGCCGCCGGGCAACTCGAGCCGGTTGGGACTGTCGGTACGAACCAGCCAGCCGGGTCGTACACCTTGTCGGGCAGAGTACCGGGCTCGACGAACGAACGCACCTGCCGAAACGGGTTCCGGGCTACTGGTTCGCGGCCCGGAAGCGGTACTTCGAAAGCGGCCACGGGTGGTGTTACGCCCGAGCCGCGGACATCGGCTGGCTCGCCGGCCATCTTTTGTGGCGCACCCGCCAGCGTGTCGAACGTCGCCCCGACGACACGCCGCCGGGGCTCGTTGCCGATTTCATCCGTCAAACGTGGGGTTCGACGGGAGTATCCCGATGA